The DNA region ATCTGCAagttaaaaatgataaaaaattattcaagtagAAATACAGATAGGTACTATGGGCAGAGCTAATATTAATAGAAAATAAAACTCTATTAAGGGTAGATTTGACTAAAGTCatcaagaaaaaagaaaaatatcagccgatgatttggatattttcatggaaaaaattttcaacaagataatgttgaaaattgaaagggaAAAAGTTCCAAGCACTATTCCATAAATTGAATTAATGAAACTTACTTcacaattgaatatttcatgtacctacatacatacatacaaccTTTCGATTCATttcctttaatttttcaataataacattATTTATTCAAGGACATATTTCTGAACTCCTCAACTGTTCAACTTTACGCAAGACAAAGTGAAAAGTAAAGAAACGATGATGAGGTAGCTCTGAAGGTTTGAAGTATTTATATTTCGGCTTTCGGAGATGTCAATGTGAGAAAGAGTTTGTTTTAATTTAAATCTGAGTTTAAATCAAGCTGAGTTGATCACCGTTTCGTGAAATTGACCCTTACGTTTATGAGCACTTATTTGCTGGGCTTAGACCTCTGTATGTCTCCCTTTTATTAATAAACGAATTGATTAAATAAATACCTGAAAGGCCATTCTCACATTTAATTAAGGCCCGCCAGTTCCGAACAATTTTTCGTCGTAGAGGAAATTGTGTTGCTGCACTGATGAGGTCAATAAATGAGACCGAAAATATGGtcttcttttttcttcttcgaTGGGATGGTTTTTCTTCTTTATTTTGTGTTTGAGGTCCAAATTTTCTAACTCTAAAACAAAAGAGTAGATAAGAGCGCAAAGCTGGGTAGTCCGTTTTGACCGTTTTCGGGTAGTTACTGGATTTTTTCCATTCGCATTTTTCTTCCCTTCTATCTCAACAAGTAAGTCATATGCCAACTAGgaatcaaaaaatattattttcttttaCACAACTAAAAAGTTGCTCCTCAACGATAATGTTCATTATGTATAGGTTTCGAATACACTTGAGTGGCGATATTTGTGTCATAAGAAAATATAATTACAGTTATAATTTTCTATGAAGCACCAACCGAGGTCATTGGCCGAAATAATCGACTTGTTATGCTAGTCAACGCCAACAGAAGAAGGGATCAGTTGAGCATAACCCGTAGTAGATTCCAAGTATCATTACCTTGCATTTATCCGCCTCATATcaaaatgtgaatatttcgctACTTacttaatttgaaaatatagattttaaaTATTTCCCATTGTGTACAGTGATTTGTAAAAATTAAGTCATTGATAAAGAGACTTTAGATCACTAGATATTCAAGCTCCACTCAACTTACAACCAGTGTAATCTTATCAATTGAATCCAGATAGCAAAAATAGTTAAGTTTCACGTATGCTTCATACAAATTATTTCATTCACCATAGAGTTTGTGGTTAGCATTCTAGTGTATTTGTTCGAAAAATGTGGTTAAAAATGTTACCTTTTGtgttattgatttttttaataatgaaaCCAGTGGAAAATGCAAACATCCTCTTCGTGACAACGTTTCCATCAGTTAGTCACCAATCGGCTTTTCAGCCAATCTGGAGGGAACTTTCTCTGCGAGGGCATAAAGTGACAGTCATATGTTCCCATCCTCTCAAGGATAAATCGTTGACAAATCTGACTGAGATAGATCTGGGCGGAATGCGTAAACAAGCCATGAATAAAATGCCGAAAGATCTAATGAAATATATGACACAGAAGCCAACTTTTCTCATGACATTCACCAAGGATATGATTGCCACCAGTTTATTCTCGGAGATGAATAAACGTATCTTGGAACATGAAGAAGTCCAGAAGGTCATAAAAGGAAATCAGAAGTTCGACCTGGTGATTGCTGAGTGGCTATTTCCGACCGTATCTGCTTTTTCAGTCAGGTTCAACTGTCCCTTGATTGGTATGACTTCTTTGGGTGCGCCTATTGTTGCTCTGGATACTGTTGGAAACCCCTCTCATCCGATATTATCGCCTGATCACAATCTTCCTATTGGAAGAGATCTGTCATTCAGAGATAGGATATTATCCACTTTATATTCTGTCTATGTAAGGGTCTATTACCACTGGGTGGTTCTTCCCAGGGAAGatagaacaataaaaaaaatctttggAGAACACATGCCCTACATAGGCGATATTGAACGCACTGTCAGTTTGATATTATTGAACAGAAACACAGTTTTCCACAAGATAATGCCGGTTCTTCCCAATGTTATCGAGCTCGGAGGTGTGAGGAATGTTAAGGTTCAAAAACCACTCGAACCTGTaagtagagaaaaaaaatatataagagaaaaatattttttaattggaGCACTCTAACGTCTAACCGTGAAAACGATTTCAATTTCGAGAGCATCTTCTTAGAGCTCTTGAATAAAAAGTTTTACGATCGAGCTTCACAAGAGCTATTTTGGAGtagcaaaaataataaaacaattctgcagtatttactatttttcgaTACcagctcatttcgataccaggcccggatctagggggggggcaagcggggcgcttgccccgggcgtcagcttaagggggcgccaaaatcaactatgggttgaaatttttttttactttctcggaaaaaattaatttcctagagctaaaatcgaaactgtagaatggaaacatgataaaccatcactatgccaaaaatcttcaaaatcaatgagggatggattaattaactgtatatgtattattcggtcatctaggaatgaccgccacacttgggtgaaataggtcaAAAGATGGGATAAgtctacaatgtgtcgcaagcatagagccagtaatttctttgcctaggaaattaccgactcatccccatttcatctggaactaagggccaaaatttccgatttttaaggaccataacttaaaaactaatcctttcagcaaaattctgttcgcatattcatAATCCATGctctcgatttagtaaatacaacaatattggtggaaatcgtagagatcgaaaatttttcaaattttccatactgtacctatggattttttgaaaaatatttttggtctccgatcaaaactaAATTcatactgtacactaatacgagggagtagaacacgaatatgcaaacagatattttttaaaaattaagttttcaagttatggtcgatggaaaatcgaaaattttggaccttcgcggaaaaaattataaaatctaaactgttagcgGCAGATGAATGAtgtgtggttttttctattcgcaaagaaccaatctaccacaaaaaaaaatcagcatatgactagtgcttcttttctggctgctacacctcttcaaagttgaccaatttcttcgaaattttgcacttatagtgatttatttcacaaaatactgatcctacaaaaaaatcaaattgcatattcgtaatctacgacctcgaattaataagtaaaatgacccgggtcgataaatgtcgctgaaaaaattaattttcgttcggaataatttcgttcgtaaagcgcggataaaaacgataggtgagcgagagttgcaaacgacattcttgtaaaaacaaacttttttatttttcgaacgatttcaacccgagtcattttttctactaattggtggtcgaagattacgaataagcaattagatttttcctaagatgagtactttgggggaaaaaataacttttaatggaacaatgggaaaaaaataagagttatttttttcctaaagttttgaaaaaatttaattgcatattcgtaatcaacgacctcgaattagtgaaaaaaatatctcgggttgaaatcgcgatgacgagtatgcaattatatgttccctaagaaccttagagggggggggggggggcgccatcatgaatttttgccccggtcagaaaaaatcgtagatccgggcctgtcgataccaactgacagaaaaagacttaggacacaagtgtaaaaaaataattattcgcaatttttttcacaatggtcataacaatcttcttcttgttcaatCCTCCAACAATCGTCTTAAAAATGGAGTGAAATAGGGTAAATAAGAGCACTTCATCAACatgagcactttcaataaactgtctcaataTTCTAcacttttttcaccctaaatcaCACGATACGACAAATtgtcaagtgacctgatgcaactaatcgtATAGACTAggatgtactgaaccattgtTCAGCTATAtatatgtttatgttctgtttcGTTTatccgatgccggagtcacagTCCCGTtcttgaaatttctgaa from Coccinella septempunctata chromosome 1, icCocSept1.1, whole genome shotgun sequence includes:
- the LOC123314502 gene encoding UDP-glucosyltransferase 2-like isoform X1, with amino-acid sequence MWLKMLPFVLLIFLIMKPVENANILFVTTFPSVSHQSAFQPIWRELSLRGHKVTVICSHPLKDKSLTNLTEIDLGGMRKQAMNKMPKDLMKYMTQKPTFLMTFTKDMIATSLFSEMNKRILEHEEVQKVIKGNQKFDLVIAEWLFPTVSAFSVRFNCPLIGMTSLGAPIVALDTVGNPSHPILSPDHNLPIGRDLSFRDRILSTLYSVYVRVYYHWVVLPREDRTIKKIFGEHMPYIGDIERTVSLILLNRNTVFHKIMPVLPNVIELGGVRNVKVQKPLEPELKKFLDNSKNGVVYFSLGSNVLSSNLPEDLIEKYIKVFEQIPYNVLWKWETDKLPRQPKNVFIHKWLPQTSVLAHPNVKLFMMQGGLQSMEETINYHVPVIGMPSHSDQTMNVDTAVKYGFGIGIDFDDITVENLKAAIMEIMTNKSYKENVMHIEKLMNDSPVKGIDKAIWWIEYVIRHKGAKHLRSPSMDIPWYQYLLLDVMAVIFSVLALLIFIIYKLAKLSVHLYRMLFCKKSKTKKE